Proteins co-encoded in one Kribbella solani genomic window:
- a CDS encoding Gfo/Idh/MocA family protein produces MEPLRIGILGAARIAGRAIAEPARLTGARLVAVAARDTGRAEAFAAEHDVERVHATYQDLLDDPDIEAIYNPLANGLHGPWNLRALAAGKHVLTEKPSASNATEARQVRDAVQASGLVFMEGFHYAYHPALRRLQELIAKGELGDLQHVEATMVMPPPADDDPRWSLPLAGGAVMDVGCYALHAQRMFAAYAGGAPFLASARAGERKRLPGVDEWLNADLQFPSGATGAVRTSMAAESVEFSLKVIGSRGEAFAPFYVLPQNDDRVIVTTKEDTWVEHLGTRTSYTYQLDAFAGAVRNGAPVLTDADDALATMELIDACYTAAGMTPRPVSTI; encoded by the coding sequence ATGGAACCGCTGCGGATCGGCATCCTCGGTGCCGCCCGGATCGCCGGCCGGGCCATCGCCGAGCCGGCTCGGCTGACCGGCGCCCGGCTGGTCGCGGTCGCTGCCCGTGACACCGGCCGGGCCGAGGCCTTCGCCGCCGAGCACGACGTCGAACGCGTGCACGCGACGTACCAGGACCTGCTCGACGATCCGGACATCGAAGCGATCTACAACCCGCTCGCCAACGGCTTGCACGGCCCGTGGAACCTGCGGGCACTTGCCGCCGGCAAGCATGTGCTGACCGAGAAACCGTCGGCCAGCAACGCCACCGAGGCCAGGCAGGTACGCGATGCGGTGCAGGCGTCCGGCCTGGTCTTCATGGAAGGCTTCCACTACGCGTACCACCCGGCGCTGCGGCGGCTCCAGGAGCTGATCGCGAAGGGTGAGCTCGGCGACCTGCAGCATGTCGAGGCGACGATGGTGATGCCACCACCCGCCGACGACGACCCGCGCTGGTCGCTGCCGCTCGCCGGTGGCGCGGTGATGGACGTCGGTTGTTACGCGCTGCACGCGCAGCGGATGTTCGCGGCGTACGCCGGTGGTGCTCCGTTCCTGGCCAGTGCGCGGGCCGGCGAGCGGAAGCGGCTGCCCGGTGTGGACGAATGGCTGAACGCCGACCTGCAGTTCCCGAGCGGGGCGACGGGTGCGGTCCGGACCAGCATGGCGGCGGAGAGCGTCGAGTTCAGCCTGAAGGTGATCGGTAGCCGGGGCGAGGCGTTCGCGCCGTTCTACGTACTGCCGCAGAACGACGACCGGGTGATCGTGACGACGAAGGAAGACACCTGGGTGGAGCATCTCGGCACCAGGACGTCGTACACGTACCAGCTGGACGCCTTCGCGGGAGCGGTACGCAATGGTGCTCCCGTACTGACCGACGCTGATGACGCGCTGGCGACGATGGAACTGATCGACGCGTGCTACACGGCCGCGGGTATGACGCCGCGGCCGGTGTCGACGATCTGA